A region of the Chryseobacterium gotjawalense genome:
GAGGGAAATCTCATTTTTAATGGTGATGATTTGGCTGGAGGCAGTTTCGTCATGGATATGAAAACCATCGATGCCGCAGATATGAATGAAGATCCCAAAATGAAGAAAATGCTGGAGAATCATTTGAAAAGTGATGATTTTTTCGATACGAATAAATTTCCGACAGCGTCCTTTCAGATCAAATCTGTAAAGAAAATTAATAGCAATGGATACAATTATCAGGTTGCGGGACCATTGACGGTCAAAGGAATTTCTAAAAACATTTCTTTTCCGGTAAAGGTTTCTAAAAATAATGTTGTTTATACTTTGACTTCTGCTCAATTTACTTTTAACAGAAAAGATTACGGGTTGCAATACAATATTTTCGAGGACATGCTAATCAGTAATGAGGTCGAGATAAATGTTACTGTTAAGGCTAAATAAAGTTTTATTATCCTACATCAATACGATGTTACTGAAATTTTAAATACTTTTGCAATTCAAATTTAAATAAAAACAATGAAAAATTTAGTATTAGCAGCGCTGTTAGCTGGAGGAATAATGTTTGGTCAAACCAAAAAAGTAACAGATTCAAACGTTCAGTGGTTTGGATATAAATTAGCAAAAACCGAAGCTTCATCACACAACGGAGTCGTTAATTTGCAATCCGGAGATGTGGTCATGAAAGGGAATAATATCGTTGGAGGTACTTTCTCTTTGGATATGAACAGTATTAATGCAACCGATTTATCAGGCGAATACCAAACCAAATTAAACAACCATTTAAAAACAGGTGATTTTTTCGAAACCGATAAGTTCCCAGTGGCAACTTACAAAATTACATCCGTAAAAAAGAACAATAACAAAGCATTTCCTTATATGATTTACGGAAATCTTACCGCAAAAAATAAGACAAATCCTGTGGCTTTCCCAGCGAAAATTTCTTTGAAAAACGGAGTATTGAATATCGTTTCGGATAAATTCAGTTTTGACCGTCAGAAATTTGATATCGCTTATGCTTCAGCAGCAAAAGATGTTATTGTGAAAGACGACATCGATATGATCATCAATGTTACTGCGAAATAACTTTAACAAAATATTAGTAAAGAAAGAGCAGCATTGTCTGCTCTTTTTTTTATTTTTGAGGTATGAAATTATACGTGGTCAGCGGACTTGGAGCCGATTTTAAAGTACTGGAAAAAATTATTTTTCCACCAAATTTAGAAGTTATCTTTCTGGACTGGCTGATTCCGTCAAATCATGAAGATTTTCAACATTACGTAAAAAGAATGGCGGACAGAGTTGACACGTCCGAACCTTTTGCCCTACTTGGTTATTCCTTTGGTGGGATTCTCGTACAGGAAATCGATAAAATTAAACCTGCTGAAAAAATCGTTATTTTGGGAAGCATTAAATCTGATAAAGAAAAATCGAGATTCATTAAATTCGGAGAAATCACCAGGATTGCCAGATTTTTACCCGAAAAAATGTTCAATGTGAAATCTGCCGCCATTTATTCCTTTATGAGAAAAATGGTCGATCCGAAAAATCCTAAAATGATGCAGTATCTGAAAGTCACCGATCCTTATTATTTAAAATGGGGAATCGAGCAGGTTTCCAATTGGAAATCTGATAAAAATCCAAAAGTCATACAGATTCTGGGAAGCAAAGACATTGTGTTTCCAGTGAAATATTCAAAGCCGGATTATATCGTACAAAATGGAACGCATCTTTTTCCGGTAACCCAACCGAAGCAGGTTTCTAAGATTTTAGCAGAAATTTTTAATTAATAAAACCGGTCTTAAAAAAAAATAAAATCAGCCTATTCCCTTCATAAGTAAACGTTTTATATTTTATCGCTAGTGAAAATGATCAGAAATAAAGGAAATTATTCCATTAAAAATTTCCTTAAAAGAATATCAAAAATAGAATTATCTTTGTCATCCACTCAATTTTAGTTTAATGCTCATCGCATATTATACACAATGGAATCAATCAGTGTTTTTGAAATTATAAAAGTAGGAATCGGACCCTCAAGTTCGCATACCATGGGACCGTGGAACGCGGCGGAAAGTTTTATCAGAAAAATAAAAACCGATTACCAGATTCAGGAAGTAAAAGAAGTTTTTGTCGAATTTTTCGGGTCACTCGCTAAAACCGGAATCGGCCACGGAACTGATATCGCCGGAATGCTAGGCCTTTCTGGTGAAAATTTCAAAGAGATCGATACTTCTAAAATTGATGAGAAAGTAGCAACCATCAAATCGTCGAATACTTTAAATCTTAACGGTGAAAAAGTAATTCCGTTTATTTACGGTCATCATTTGATTTTAAACAAACAAAAATCACTTGATTTTCATCCAAACGGAATGATTTTCAAAGCCGTTTTTGAAAATGGAGAAGAATTAATTCAGGACTACTATTCCATCGGTGGCGGATTTATCGCGACCCAGGAAGCTAATTCTTACGAAAACCATTGTACCAGAACCCTTTATCCTTGCCATAACGGAAAAGATATTGATAAGAATATGGCCAAATTAGGTTTAGATAAAATTTCAGATCTTATTTTCCTTAACGAAGAATCGTGGCGAACCAGAGAGGAAACTGAAAAAGAAGCCCTTTATATCTGGCAGCAGATTAAAGAATGTATTTACAAAGGAGTCAACAAAGAAGGAATTCTTCCCGGTGGATTAAATGTTACCCGTCGTGCCGCGGGTTTAAACAGAAAATTACTTGGTGACAAAATTTATAAAAATATCCATGAGTGGTATCAGTTACTCATCAATGCTGATGTAAGTTTTACCAATATCAACAAATGGGTTTCCTGTTTTGCTTTGGCCGTGAACGAAGAAAATGCAAGTTTCGGCCGGATTATTACCGCACCAACCAATGGCGCGAGTGGCGTAATTCCTGCTGTGCTGATGTATTCCCAGGTTTTCACCGATTTCAAAGGTGACGATAATATCATCAGGTTTCTTTTGGTAGCCGGCGAGATCGGAACGCTCTTTAAAAAGAACGCCACCATTTCTGCCGCGATGGGAGGTTGCCAGGCCGAGATTGGAGTTTCGTCTGCCATGGCCGCTGCCGGTCTTACCGAAATTATGGGTGGCACGCCCGGTCAGGTTCAAATGGCTGCTGAAATTGCGATGGAACATCACCTCGGCATGACTTGTGATCCGATTGGCGGACTGGTGCAGATTCCGTGTATCGAGCGTAATTCTATGGGTGCGATCAAAGCGATTACCGCGGCGAATATTGCCTTAGAATCCGATCCTACCAAAGCGCGAGTCACTTTAGACGAGGTGATTCAGTCGATGTGGGAAACCGCTCAAAGCATGAATGACCGCTTCAAAGAAACCTCAGAAGGTGGTCTCGCCATCGCCGTGAACGTCGCAGAGTGTTAGATTTTTCTCTTTAATTTTCAGAAGCAATAAGATTGGTTTTTCTGAAGACTGGTCCGGCTGTTCATCCTTGGACAGAAACTGAAAAATTGGAATCCATAAATTTAAAAAAATAGAATGACAGCCAATTGACGGAGAGTAGAACTTAATCGAAAGTTGGTTTTCTACTTACAAAGTCAGTGCTTAACCGAAAGTTTGGATTTTAGCTATTTATTAAACCTCTTGCAAGTATAAATTTTGGTATATTTATTCCGCCTGCAGAATTACTAACGTTTCTAAATCATTTTAAAAACAAACCATAAACAGAATTAACAAAAAATGAATGTGAACCAAGCCTACAATATTTGGTCTGAACAATATGATACCAATGAGAATAAAACCAGAGATCTGGAAGCAGTTTCACTTCGGCAAAATTTAAAGGAACATCATTTTGCTGATTGCCTGGAAATAGGTTGTGGAACAGGAAAAAATACCGAATGGTTAGCGACTATTTCAGATTATGTTGTAGCGGTGGACTTTTCAGATGAAATGCTGACGAAAGCGAAACAGAAAATAAAGGCGGATAATGTGAAATTTATTCAGACCGACATCAACACAGAATGGCAATTTACTGAAAATAAGAAATATGATTTAGTCACTTTCAGTCTCGTTTTAGAACATATCGAAAGTCTGGATATCATCTTTGAAAAACTAAGTGAAGCCGTAAATTCAAATGGGATCATTTACATTGGCGAATTGCACCCGTTTAAACAATACAGCGGTTCAAAAGCAAGGTTCGAAACTGCAGACGGACTTCAAGTATTAACCTGCTTTAATCACCATATTTCAGACTTTGTAAGTTCAGCTATTAAACATAATTTTCAGTTGGTAGATCTAAACGAATACTTTGACGAAAACGACAGAAATACCATTCCGAGAATTTTGACAATGATATTTAAGAAGAAATAAAGAATGACAAATGCTGATAAAATATAAGCTTCAACCTTTTATTTGAAGCTTTCTTATCTTAGAATTCCCCTTATTTTATTTGCATTGCGGATCAGTTCTTCCAGGTAATCATAGTTCTCTTTTTCCAACGCCGATTTAAATTTACGGAGTTGCGTAATGTGCTCATTCAAAACATCCAACACATTTTCTTTATTCTGTCTGAAAATAGGAACCCACATTTCCGGATGAGATTTTGCCAAACGAACCGTGCTCGAAAAACCCGAACTCGCTAACTGAAAAATAGTATCTTCTTCGCGTTCTTTTTCCAGAACGGTATTTGCCAGCGCATAAGAAGTGATATGGGAAATATGAGAGATATAAGCCGTGTGAACATCATGACTTTCGGCTTCCATATAAAGCAGATTCATTTCCAGGTATTCTGCAACTTGTTCGACCATTTTCAACGCGTCTGGCGCCGAATCTTGCTGATCACAAATTACACCTGCTCTTCCCGCAAAACTGTCTGATACCGCTGACTTCGGACCCGAATTTTCTGTTCCCCACATCGGGTGAAAAGCCACAAAACGATTTCTGTTTTTATGATTTTCTACTCCTTTTACAATTCCCGCTTTTGTAGAACCAACATCCATTACGGTTTGTTTGTCCGTAACCAAATCTAAAATTGCCGGCAGTAATTTTCGGGATGCATCCACCGGAATGGCTAAAATAATAAGATCAGAATTTTGGATTGCTTTTTCCAGCGACAAACTTTCATCGATAATGCCCAATCCTTTTGCTTCAACCAGATGCTGCTCATTTTGATCGACGCCATAAACGTAATCTGCGAAATGCTTTTCGCGTAATTTTAAGGCAATTGACCCTCCAATTAAACCGACACCGATGATGGTTAATTTCATAACTGTGGATATGCAAATACTGGGATTAGCGTAATTTCTTTAGACTTTGGAAATTCGATTGTTCTGTACATTTTTCAAATCCGATTTCGTATCGGGGATTTTTCTTGGGATAAGTCAAAATATAACTGGGACAAGGTTTTTTCTGAGCATCACTTTTTTCGAAATCAATATTTCCTTTGGTAATAATGCTGTCTTTCAGAAATTTCTCATCGATTTTCAGAAATTCCATTTCCGCTTTAAATCCGTCGGAATAGGTGAATTCTTTTGATAATGTTTCCGCAATCACCCTGGAATTAGGAAGGTATCCGCTGCAGCTTGCACCTTTTTTGTTCAGAATAAAAAATACGATTATAAGGCCGGGAATTAGTCCCAGTAAGAAGAATTTGGCTTTTCTCATTTAAAAAATTAAAAGATTGATGTCATGATAAGTCAGATCGAAACGGTCGCAGATCATTTTTTTCGTATGGCGACCTTTATACATATAAAGCGATTGCTTCATTTCATTTTTATGGACAAGCATGTTTTCAAAACCACCTTCTTCATCGTAATTCAAAAGATAAGAAAGGAAGAAATTTGAAACTGCTTTCGTAGTGGTTCTAGGCATTTTTGAGGTTAAATTAGGTAAACCACAATGAATAACGCCATGCTTGATAATATACGGATTTTCCATGTCGGTCAGTTCCGAAGTTTCAATCATTTTTCGGTTATCGATGGTTACATCGATAATGACGCTTCCTTTTTTCATTCCTATAACCATTTCTTCAGTAACGATCGGAACCGCACTTAATTTTGCAAGTGCACCGATAACCACATCAGCCCGTTTTAAACTCTTCGTTAATTCTTTGGGATCGATGATAGAAGTAGGAACACGCCCATCAACCATCATGTGCAGACGGCGAAGTTTCGACAGGGAATTGTCAAAAACTTTTACGCTCGCTCCCAAACCTAAAGCTGCTTTGGTTGCGAATTCACCTACAATCCCAGCGCCGATAACCACGACTTCTGTCGGACGGACGCCGGTAATCCCACCTAACATTAATCCGTTCGAAAGGGCCAATAATTCTGCGGCATAAAGAATCGAAATACTTCCTGCAATTTCGCCAATCAACCTTACCAATGTTAATTGATTGTATTCATCAGCGATGAATTCAAATGCGATGGCGTTGATCTTTTTCTCAGCCAATTTTTTAAAATATTCTTTGTCGCGGAGATTGATTTGTAAAGCTGAAACCAAATAGGTATTCATTTTCAGCATTTCGATCTCTTCTGTTGTCGGCGGATTTATTTTTAAAACCAGATCCTGTTCAAAGGCTTCCCGCGGACTTTGAGTGATGATCGCTCCGGATTCAGAATATTGTAAATCCGTAAAAAAAGAACCTTCACCTGCTCCGGATTCTACGATGATGTGATGTCCGTTTGCCACTAATACCTGCACGGCATCGGGAGTGATGCAGGTCCTCCGTTCATTAAGACAAGTTTCTTTTGGAATTCCTATGCTGAATTGTTTTTCCTTTTTTACGATTTCTAATTTCTCTTCCTGAGGGAGTAAATCCTGTTCCGAAAATGGGGTAAAAATGTGGGTATGACTCATTTTATAAGTTTTGATAAGGAAGCTGATTCAATAGAATCAATGTGCAAAGATACAATGATTTGATTATTAAAAGGGCAAATTCTACCGGAAGTTAATGAGGCGGTATTCTCCATCATTTTCGATGCTCATCTCATGATGTGGGAAATGGGCGAGTTCGTCTTCATACACTTCCGGCCATTCGATAATGCATAAAAAGGAATTGTCCAGATATTCGTGGATGCCGATATCTTCAACTTCATCAGCGGATTTCATGCGGTATAAATCAAAGTGAAAAACGTTTCCCTTCGGGGAGTCATATTCGTTTACAATCGCATAAGTAGGAGAGGAGACTTCATCTTGGCTTCCCAAATTTTTCAGAAGGAATTGGGTAAATGTTGTTTTTCCTGCGCCCAGATTTCCCTTCAGTAAAAGAATATTATGCTTAAATTCTGGCAGAATTTGATCGGTTACCGTTTGCCAGTCTTCAATTTTATTAATTTTGAATTCCATGTTTATTTATAAATTTCAATGAAAATTTCACCATCTTCAGTAATTGCTCCACGATACATTCCTGCAGTATTAAAAGGCATTGTCATATTTCCGTCTTTATCTAAAGCGATTAAACCGCCGTCACCGCCCATTTTTGCGATCTCGTCGATGGTTTCCTGAGTGGCTGTTTTAATGTCTTTATTTTGATATTCCATTTTCGCGGCAATTGTTCTGGCAGCCGTAGCCCGGATGAAATATTCGCCCCAACCGGTCGCTGAAATTCCAACTTGAGAATTGGCATAAGTTCCGGCACCAATAATCGGCGCATCGCCAATTCTGCCATATTTTTTATTGGTCATTCCGCCTGTTGAAGTTCCGGCGGTGATATTTCCGTCTTTATCTAAAGCCACCGCACCTACAGTTCCGAATTTTTGGTCGATTTCGTAAGATTCTGGCAAGGTATTTTGAGAGACTTTTTTCTTCGTATTTAATGATTCTTTCTGTTTCAGTTTTTGCAGTCCATCCCAACGCTCTTTCGTCCAGAAATAGGATGGATCTACAATTTCTAAGTTTTGGTCTTTCGCAAATTGTTCTGCGCCAACGCCTGATAACATCACATGTTCAGACTTTTGCATTACGGCAATTGCCGTTTTTATTGGATTTTTAATGGTGTGGACACCCGCTATTGCTCCGGCAGATTTGTCCTTTCCATACATAACAGAAGCATCCAGTTCATTTTTCCCGTCTGCGGTGAAAACTGCTCCTTTCCCGGCATTAAATAATGGCGAATCTTCCATAACGATGATCGAAGCAGCGACTGCGTCTATCGACGAATTTCCTTTTTTAATCTCAGCAAATCCAGCTTTCAAGGCTTCTGAAAGTTTTGCTTTATAAGCGTTTTCTTTTTCTGCAGTCATGCTTGACTTTAGAATGGTTCCGGCACCGCCATGGATGACGAGGACGTATTTTTTTTGTGCCGTCATCATTAGCGAAAACGTAATAATGCAAGCAAGTAGGAGTTTTTTCATTGTCAATGGAATTATTTGTCAAATTTATTGTTTTTTTCTTCAGCAGTGAAAAAGCGGTTCTCAATTTCTTTATATAATTGCTCATTAGCCATTATTCATCACTATTAAACCTTTGTCTCTCTGAAAACTGTACCATTCAATATTAATTTCAGCAAGAGTTTGTTGATAAGTTTTGGGAATCGAAACGATTACAATGATAAGGAAAACAAAAACTTTATTCCTATTTTTACCGAATGATTTCTAAGCAAACAATCGATAAGATATTTTCTGCCGTCCGGGTAGAGGAAATCATCGGCGAATATGTACAATTGAAGCGGGCGGGCTCTAACTTTAAAGGATTAAGTCCTTTTCATGACGAGAAATCGCCGAGTTTCGTAGTGTCGCCGAGCAAACAGATTTGGAAAGATTTCTCCAGCGGAAAAGGCGGAACCGCGATTTCTTTTTTAATGGAAATCGAAAATTTCACCTATCCCGAAGCGCTGAAACACGCGGCTAAAAAGTACGGAATCGAAATTGAAGAGGATAAACGCGAACTCACGGAAGAGCAAAAACAGGCACAAACCGATAAGGAACTGCTTTATAAAATTCATGAGATTGCAAACGATTTTTTTCAACATCAACTTTTTGAAACGGAAGAAGGAACAACCATCGCTTATTCTTATTTTAAAGAACGCGAACTTCGGGATGATATTATCAAAAAATTCCAGTTGGGATATTCGCCGGAACAAAGAAATGCGTTTACAGAATTTGCTTTAAATAAAGGGTATTCCAAAGAAATTCTGGAGAAATCGGGACTTTCTATCTTCCCGGAAAATGCACCGAACGGCATCGACCGTTTTCGGGAAAGGGTTTTGTTTCCGATTCACAGTTTTTCAGGCCGGGTTTTAGGTTTTGGTGCCAGAATTCTGAAGAATAATGTAAAAACAGCCAAATATCTTAATTCTCCTGAAACCGAAATTTATCATAAATCCAGCGTTCTTTACGGATTGAGCCAGGGAAAACAGTCGATTTCAAAAAATAACCTTTGCCTTCTGGTAGAAGGTTATATGGATGTAATCGCTCTTCATCAAAGCGGAATTGAAAATGTCGTAGCCAGTTCGGGAACAGCGTTGACCGTGGATCAAATCAAACTGATTAAGAGGTTGACTGAAAATGTAACCATTCTTTTTGATGGTGATCCTGCCGGAATTAAAGCCAGTTTCAGAAGCATCGATTTATTGTTGGCTGAGGAAATGAACATCCGGATTTTACTGTTCCCTGATGGTGATGATCCTGATTCTTTCTCGAGAAAGCATCCTCAGGAATATGTCGAAAATTTCATTAAAACCAAAGCGAACGATTTTATCGATTTCAAAGCTGAGATTTTATTAAAAGAAGCCGGCGATGATCCGATAAAAAAAGCAGAAGCCATCCGAAATATCGTAAAGTCGGTCGCTTTCGTAAAAAATGCCTTGAAACAGGAAGTTTACCTGAAAGAGGTCGCCACCAAATTTGGACTTTCAGAGCAATCTCTTTTTAATGAACTGAATGTTCAGAAACAGATTCAGAATCAGCAGTTTTCGCCGCAACAGAGAGCAGAGCCTCAAGAAAGGCCGAAAATGGAAATTGTTCCTCCAACCATAATTTCGGTAAATCCTTTGTTGGAATTAGAGGAAAAGTTGGTGAAACACATGCTTAACTTTGGAGACCGGGTTTTAGAAAAGTCTGATGCCGATAACCAACCGTTTAAAATTACGGTGATTGAAGAAATAATCAGTCACTTTAATGAAGATAATTATGAGCCACAATCTCCGGTTAACCGGAAAATAATTGAAGAATTAAAAAACGGATTAGCCAATAATGAGATCATTCAAAGTAATTTTTTCTTAACTTTAATGGATGAAACTATTGTTTCTAAAGTTTCAGGTGCCATCCTTGGGGATGAAGAATTAAGCAACTGGGAAAAAAGCAATATCTTTCCGCCTAAACCCGGCGATAAATTAGAAGCTGAAATTGAAGATGATATTCTCATCCATAAAAGTCATTTTATTGAAAAGATGATTTATGATATTGTGAAGAAGTTAGATGCTGTAAGAGATGAAAATCCGGAAGAGTACTATGAATTGGTGAAAAAAATTATGGTATTAAAAAGTCTTCTGAGCGAAATCAATAAAAAACTGAACCGCCAACTGACAAAAGGGCATAGTTTTTTTAGGGAACAAAAATTGTAAACTACATAATGCAAAAAAAAATAAGTAATGGATATTAAAAAAGATTTCAGAGATTTCTCTGTAAAACATTTAGGAAACAGCGGACTGGCGACTGATCAATATATGGGAATGTTTAACCCAACCAGTCTGACGCCGTATATTATGGAAGAAAGACGTTTGAACGTTGCTCAAATGGACGTTTTTTCCCGTTTAATGATGGACCGTATTATTTTTCTGGGAACAGGAATTGATGACCAGGTTGCGAATATCGTCACCGCGCAGTTGCTTTTCCTTGAAAGTTCTGATGCCTCAAAAGATATTCAAATTTACATTAACTCTCCTGGTGGAAGCGTATATGCAGGTTTAGGAATTTACGACACCATGCAGATTATTAAGCCCGACGTTGCGACAATCTGTACCGGAATGGCTGCCTCAATGGGCGCAGTTCTTTTGGTTGCCGGTGCAAAAGGAAAACGTTCTGCATTAAAGCATTCAAGAGTGATGATTCACCAGCCGAGTGGTGGAGCACAGGGTGTTGCATCCGACATGGAAATCAATTTGCGCGAAATGCTGAAACTGAAAAAAGAACTCTACGACATCATTTCTGAACATTCAGGACAAACCTACGAGTGGGTGGAGAAAGCCTCTGACAGAGATTATTGGATGACTTCCGGGGAAGCCAAAGATTTTGGAATGGTTGATGAAGTTCTTCAAAGAAAAACAGAGAGCAAGTAATATTTTTTTTTACAACGCATAAAGTATTGAAAACGGACGCAACTTAAAGTTGACGTCCGTTTTTTTATGGGAAAAATTTCACTTTGTACAAAAGGATGTGTACTACAAATTAAATCCTTCAATTATTTTAGCAAAATCGTCACTTTTCAAGGCGGCACCTCCGATCAAACCACCGTCGATATCAGGTTGGGAGAAGATTTCTTTGGCATTGTCCGGTTTTACAGATCCGCCATATAGAATTGAAATTTCGTCAGCAACGTCTTGTCCGTATTTACCGGCGATTAAATTTCTGATATGGGCGTGAATTTCCTGTGCTTGCTCTGGCGAAGCTGTTTCTCCAGTGCCGATTGCCCAAACCGGTTCATATGCAATGACCACTTTTTTAATTTCTTCAGCCGTTAAAGAGAAAAGAGCCACTTCAGTTTGGTTTTTTACCACTTCTAAATGTTGGCCGGCTATTCTTTGCTCCAAAGTTTCACCATTACAGTAAATCGGCGTTAAACCTTTGTCCAAAGCCAATTTTACTTTTACATTACAGTGAGCATCAGTTTCACCATGGTATAATCTTCTTTCAGAATGACCGATAATTGCACCGGCCGCATGAATAGATGCCAACATATCTGCCGAAATTTCTCCCGTATAAGCGCCGCTTTCGTGCGCGCTGATGTCCTGGGCGAAAACGCCGATTTCATTGTGGGCAAAAACATCTTTTGCCATCATTAAATATAGTGCTGGTGGCGCAATCCAAACTTCACACTGAGTGGCGTTGTGTTTTTTGTAATCTAATAATTGAAACATTAATTGCTGTGCTTCAATCACATTTTTATTCATTTTCCAGTTTCCTGCAACGATGTTTTTTCTCATGGTCAAATATTTATTTAATTAAGTTGCCAAATGTCTTTAAGGATTTGATAGAAATCGTGTTCGGTGTCAGAAACCTGCTCATCTGCTTTAATCAGCGTTTTTGCAAATTGTCTGAAAGACATTCTTTCTTTCTCTGTAGAATCATCCAGAAAACACTGCGCGTGAAATTCAAAATGCGGCTTCCATTCTTCAGATTTTAAAAGAGCAATAACTTCTAATTCGTCATCTAAGTCCATTTTAAATGGAAATTCATCGGCTAGATATTGCTGAATCATCATTCCTTCTTCCGGAGCAAATTCCCCATCAACAGCGGAAAGAATCATTAACAGGTGATAACCGGCAATCGATTTATTTGATTTTTTTTGATTCATTATCGTTTAATTTTTTTGTTTAATATAATCTTCGGCTGACATTTTATCTACAATTTTTCCTTTTTCTAAAGTAAGGACAAACGGGTTGCTTCGGGCTATTGTTTTAATTGCCGTGCCATCCATCATTGTATTATTAATGGTTTTAAAGGTATTGGGATTGGTAGAAATACCCATAACCAGAGCGTCTTTTTGTTGGCTCAACTTGGCTTCGGCCTGCGCTAAAACCTCGCTGTCTGCCTTTTTCGGATTGTACGAAAAAATAAGAATCGCTTTTGGGGCTTTCAGCATTTCGCCGGTCAAATCGATGCCGTCTGTGGTTTCAGGTTTGAATTTAGAAATCTCTGATTCATAACCTTGTTTTACAAGCTTAGAAGTGGTCTTGTCATCCTGAATCATCCACGGCGAACCTTCTTCCCAATATTTCTTCTCATTGACATAATCATCCTGATTGACTTCTAAAACGTCTCCTGTTTTTTCGTTTTTAAGAGAATAATAGGTTTTAAATTGAGACGGATTTTCGGCAATATTTTTTTTCTCGATATTGAGGTCGGTGCCAATTTTATAATCTCTGAAATCAATGACCGGTTCGTGGGTAATTCCCCAACTGATCACAAAAATCATGGCGAGAAAAGCAAAGGCAGAAAGGTATTTCTTAAGGTTCGAATTTTGGTCGGTTTCATTAAAATTATTTCGATAAAGAAAATATAAAACGAGCAATCCGATCAACAGTATAATATCTTTCCAGAAACTTTGCCAGGGTTCCATTTTCAGGGCATCACCAAAACAACCACAATCGGTTACCACATTAAAGTAGGCTGAATAAAAAGTCAGAAAAGCAAAGAAAACACACAAAGCAATCAAGACGGAAAGCGTGAATTTCAATTGACTTTTTATTAACAGTAGAAATCCGAAAACCAGTTC
Encoded here:
- a CDS encoding isoaspartyl peptidase/L-asparaginase family protein, which produces MKKLLLACIITFSLMMTAQKKYVLVIHGGAGTILKSSMTAEKENAYKAKLSEALKAGFAEIKKGNSSIDAVAASIIVMEDSPLFNAGKGAVFTADGKNELDASVMYGKDKSAGAIAGVHTIKNPIKTAIAVMQKSEHVMLSGVGAEQFAKDQNLEIVDPSYFWTKERWDGLQKLKQKESLNTKKKVSQNTLPESYEIDQKFGTVGAVALDKDGNITAGTSTGGMTNKKYGRIGDAPIIGAGTYANSQVGISATGWGEYFIRATAARTIAAKMEYQNKDIKTATQETIDEIAKMGGDGGLIALDKDGNMTMPFNTAGMYRGAITEDGEIFIEIYK
- the dnaG gene encoding DNA primase is translated as MISKQTIDKIFSAVRVEEIIGEYVQLKRAGSNFKGLSPFHDEKSPSFVVSPSKQIWKDFSSGKGGTAISFLMEIENFTYPEALKHAAKKYGIEIEEDKRELTEEQKQAQTDKELLYKIHEIANDFFQHQLFETEEGTTIAYSYFKERELRDDIIKKFQLGYSPEQRNAFTEFALNKGYSKEILEKSGLSIFPENAPNGIDRFRERVLFPIHSFSGRVLGFGARILKNNVKTAKYLNSPETEIYHKSSVLYGLSQGKQSISKNNLCLLVEGYMDVIALHQSGIENVVASSGTALTVDQIKLIKRLTENVTILFDGDPAGIKASFRSIDLLLAEEMNIRILLFPDGDDPDSFSRKHPQEYVENFIKTKANDFIDFKAEILLKEAGDDPIKKAEAIRNIVKSVAFVKNALKQEVYLKEVATKFGLSEQSLFNELNVQKQIQNQQFSPQQRAEPQERPKMEIVPPTIISVNPLLELEEKLVKHMLNFGDRVLEKSDADNQPFKITVIEEIISHFNEDNYEPQSPVNRKIIEELKNGLANNEIIQSNFFLTLMDETIVSKVSGAILGDEELSNWEKSNIFPPKPGDKLEAEIEDDILIHKSHFIEKMIYDIVKKLDAVRDENPEEYYELVKKIMVLKSLLSEINKKLNRQLTKGHSFFREQKL
- the clpP gene encoding ATP-dependent Clp endopeptidase proteolytic subunit ClpP — protein: MDIKKDFRDFSVKHLGNSGLATDQYMGMFNPTSLTPYIMEERRLNVAQMDVFSRLMMDRIIFLGTGIDDQVANIVTAQLLFLESSDASKDIQIYINSPGGSVYAGLGIYDTMQIIKPDVATICTGMAASMGAVLLVAGAKGKRSALKHSRVMIHQPSGGAQGVASDMEINLREMLKLKKELYDIISEHSGQTYEWVEKASDRDYWMTSGEAKDFGMVDEVLQRKTESK
- the tpiA gene encoding triose-phosphate isomerase, which encodes MRKNIVAGNWKMNKNVIEAQQLMFQLLDYKKHNATQCEVWIAPPALYLMMAKDVFAHNEIGVFAQDISAHESGAYTGEISADMLASIHAAGAIIGHSERRLYHGETDAHCNVKVKLALDKGLTPIYCNGETLEQRIAGQHLEVVKNQTEVALFSLTAEEIKKVVIAYEPVWAIGTGETASPEQAQEIHAHIRNLIAGKYGQDVADEISILYGGSVKPDNAKEIFSQPDIDGGLIGGAALKSDDFAKIIEGFNL
- a CDS encoding tellurite resistance TerB family protein; translated protein: MNQKKSNKSIAGYHLLMILSAVDGEFAPEEGMMIQQYLADEFPFKMDLDDELEVIALLKSEEWKPHFEFHAQCFLDDSTEKERMSFRQFAKTLIKADEQVSDTEHDFYQILKDIWQLN
- a CDS encoding BT_3928 family protein, coding for MLRNTLRIAIALVFIASGFVKAVDAVGFSFKLEEYFSPAVFNIPFLEKQALIIAVLVVVLELVFGFLLLIKSQLKFTLSVLIALCVFFAFLTFYSAYFNVVTDCGCFGDALKMEPWQSFWKDIILLIGLLVLYFLYRNNFNETDQNSNLKKYLSAFAFLAMIFVISWGITHEPVIDFRDYKIGTDLNIEKKNIAENPSQFKTYYSLKNEKTGDVLEVNQDDYVNEKKYWEEGSPWMIQDDKTTSKLVKQGYESEISKFKPETTDGIDLTGEMLKAPKAILIFSYNPKKADSEVLAQAEAKLSQQKDALVMGISTNPNTFKTINNTMMDGTAIKTIARSNPFVLTLEKGKIVDKMSAEDYIKQKN